GCTAAAaagtactttgagaaaaaaacaacatttccaTTGAATATATGTGGCGGGCCTGCAGGACAATAAACGGTATTATTCTAACCATCAGTGGAGACTCCGGCTGAGTTCTCTGGGAGTTTATTGTGGGGCATATGCTTTGCATGTGTGCTGAATTGTTCTGTATTGGGCTGAGGAGAGATTGGGAAACAGTATTTACATTTCTAAAATCTAGGGGTTAAGAACGAACTCGTTTGGAGACCATGTACAAATGATGTTCAGATTTAAATGATGCATATCTGCGCGAGGACAATAATCTAAGTAAGAATGTGAGTCTTCCCATAATCAGTAGTTTAATAGAAAATGATTTTTGTAGTGAACTGATTATCAGTAAGGTATAGATTCAAAGGCTTTAGTGTCAAATGCACTCAAGCTACAGCGTAGAAGTGGCAATGAAAACCTTTCCGAGCTCCTCCAAAaatgcaataataataataaaataaaaatagtgcaagaagaaacTGAGTAGATTAGAATAGTGCAGATTAGGTTGCAGACCAATGTGCAAATAGGGTTTGTTATTCTTTTTCAATGGCTATGAAGTTATAGTTTCTCTTGTTATCACCTATTCCACATTATATTAAAAGAAGCATACGGTGCAGGTTTCTATGTttgttttcttaaaatgtaaactgtgATGTTGAAAGATCAGAAAAGAATGGCAGtgaatggagacatgttgatgctgctgctgctgctgctgcagggtGTTGATGTATACAGTATGAGCATGCTGCAGAGTTATCTGACATTAGGCAGATTTCTCTAACTTCTGTTATTTTATCCCAAAGCACTAAATGTGAACTTTGTGCTGCGTTTCTTGCATGAAGGTGCTGTACGAATAAAGTTCATCATTAATACACGGCCTAGGTTAATCCAAACAAAAACAGTAAATAAAAAGTAACTCACCACAGTGATGACCTCGAGGTCTTTCAGGTACGTTCGCTCTGTGGTCAGAATCTCTTTGGCAATGAAGTAGGCCTTGTCGGTGGGATATCGCTGAGGAAAAGGAGGGACATACGTTTCAAAAAAAGTGATGATCAACATTCCCTCCAAGAGAAAATTCAAATAATACTAACTTCAAAACTAGCTTTCCCTTTATACAGGATTCAGATGTTTCAAATTGAAATATGAACGTTATGAATGAAGCGTCACACTAAGTAACAATGGATTCACTTTCTGTCACAGAACCATGATTGCATGTGTCACGTCTTATTATTCATCCCTCCTACTCTAAAGGGGCTGTGACGCAGTGTACCTTCCTCCtgccctcctcatcctcctcctctagCCTGGCATTGCTGCCCACCTCGCTCAGGATTGGGCTTTGCAGGGGGGATGAGGCCTGGCCCGGCAGGCTGAGGGTGGACATCTGGAAGGAGGGAGACATGCAGAGGGAGGGGCCTTTGGAGGTGAAGGGGGAGTGCTGAGGGCTGTCCACCAATGCATCTGTGGAAGAAGGAAAACAtacacttatatatatatatatatcaaatataGCAGGTTTTTAACAATTCAGTTAAATTATTTTTAACTATTCAGCTCAAATAAGTAAAGATTGCAGTGCAAGGTGTTGTGGTGTGAATTACAACGGTTCAAGGACTCTTCCCAAACAGGAAAAACATGATCTTGAAATGGGCAGGGTTAAAGTCACATGCTCTTCACAAGAAGTGGAACCAAACAGCTCAACAGTGCTGAATGCTGCAGACAGGCATGAGACACAACTTTATCTTGACCTTGCTTTTTCCCCGTAATCATCTCATTTCCTCTCAGAAAACACATTGACACTAAAACAAGTGGAGGGGTTCCTCACAAGCCCTGGCCACAAATGAAAGGGAGACAGCAGAGGGGAGTAATGGTTCCCACATTTCCCCCCTGCCATTGTTTTCAGAGCCCTCCACAAGTAGGACAAAATGATTCATTGCCAACAGAAACTCGCTCCATTTCAGAGAACTGGCTCTTCTTGCTTTTGTTCTGCCGTGAGCTTCACCACACAACACATGAGGAAACTGGGCTATCCCCTCACTGAGTCACAGGTCACCACAGCTGCTGCTTCACTACTATCAGAGAGAGAAACCAGGAAGGGGGAAatgctgggagaaaaaaagaaaagaaaaagtcaCTACTCGACCCGGAAATAATTGCTCAAGCAAAGACCAATGGGGAATGTGGCTTGTCTGGAGGGCCGATAGTTGTTTATAGTTTGTTCCCACAGGGAATGACACAAGGGGGAACGGCTCCACAGCAGGAGGACGGGGCTGCACTCTGGAATGACTTGGCACAGAGCCTGTGCAAACAGCTGGAGTCAGGCTGAGGAATCCTGATCCGGCCCAACCCCCAACAGCACACGTCCACTGCCTTAACAGTAAACAGGCAGTGTGTATTTACTCGTTGCATCTTTTTCAATTATTGTTACACTGTAAATCCCTCCATACCAATGTGGCTATTCACTTTCTAGAACAATAAGCCATTTAGAAATTCAAAAAGAGTATGTGAGGACACCAGGATCATTTTGAGCATGTTGCACCTGCAAGTGAAACCAGCTTTTACTTTGTGTATGTGGGATCTCAAGTTTGTTGAGTCTTGTGAATGAATTAGCACAATATGTCCAGTTTGTCTGAGTATAACCCCCAAAGCCTAATATTTCTACAACAATCCAAGGTAAACATTATATTTCTTGATCTAAGACATGCATATTCTTTCAATGTGCGCATTGCAAGCATGTCTCACACCACTGGTGGTTTCTCTTAAAAGCAGTTAAAGAATAACCTCCACATTGCGTCTTCGGTTTACGGCTGTGTAACTTAAAAAATAATGTTAAGTCTTGACATTCATGGTAACAAAAAGTGATTACTTTATTCGTGAGAGTAAAAGCATACAGGTTGTACAGGTTGTTGATAATAGGTCAATATACATACGTTCAGGGTTGAGTGTTGAGTGTTGATGACTTGATGCCTAAGTGCTGTTAGCTGAGCTGATTCTAATCAATCAGCCCGTTGTTGATTCAATATTTAATTGAGATTTGGGAGAGATCACATGGCAGAAAGCTCCTCCAGGTCTAATAGGTAACTGATGGCACGTGAGACTAAACACTGCTCCAGACTCTCCAAGGTGACTCGACTGCTCACAAAGTGTTCAttggggaaaatgtaaaatggccATCCTCAAAATGACAATGAGAACTTGTGAATGTTTAACAAATGACTCTTGATTACTAAAGAGGAGAACTTAATTTAGACAACCCCTTTTCCACATAGATGTTCGGCGGAAACATCTAGACTGTATTGAAAAGTAAACAGGATCATACACCTGAGATATGCAACGTGTTGCATGAGAAGAGTGAAGTCAGGGCTATAAGGCACAAGAATAAAAGAAGACTATCGTGTACAGAAATAGCATATTGTGCAAGTGGATTATTCTGACAAATAAAGTGAGCTCAAAAGCAAACGGGAACTTGCTCTTGGCAAGTGGCACGAGTTAATGAACACAAACACTAGTGATTATTTTGATATGAACAACGTATAAACGCTCTGTGTTCTCTGGCACGAGCACATTTATTTTAAGAAAGACTTGACTAAACAAAAAGAGCATTTAAAAAAGCTTTGTGCATGCTATTGTGTCACAACGAATTACCGTTCCTATACaaatacttttaaaaaaacatcacAACAGCTAATATAAAAGTACCGAGAAATTCATAGCTAATGTGCAAAAGATGCCCGTTTCCTTCCAATCAACAGACAACGACCTTGTTGGTACCCTGACCATAGCTAACGCTAACACTTGCTGAAGGCCACATGAAAGAGACATCAAATGAGAATACAAGCCTTCTCTATCTGAAGGGTTTCCTACAACTTACAAACATTGATCTttctgatgttgaaaagcactGCATTCTTAGTTTGTGTAATAAGTGAGTACTTCTGTACTGTTATCTATACAAGCACAAAGCCTTACAAGCGTGTACAATGATACATTCATTTAGTACAAAGTGGTGTTAGCAGTGTACTCAATGGCTCTTTAGGACACTGCTTACATTCTTTAGCATAGCTCAGCATGAGGCTAAATGTTATTTGTGTCTAAAATAGATTTGTATCCTTCAGACATCATGAACCTCCATGACACCGTCTACACACTGTGAACCAGTCCATGTGGACAGTGCCGAGTTGAGCCAGCAGGTGTCAGCGAGGCACAGAAGTGCAAACTGCAAAGGAGCTCCAATGCTGGCTGCAGTGTTCTCAAACGGAAGGCCTGTGGGGATCCGACTGGGACCACTATCCCTTTGATCTAATACAGATTATCAATGTGTAGCTACTGGAAAACTGCACACGCAGTAGCAACTGAGAAATTAGATTTTAAAAGCTAATTGATTTAAAAACTAAATTTGGTCAGCACAAAATTAAATGATATCACATCTTACCTGTTGGTAAGTTattataaaaaagaaaatgggGTAGAAATCATTACAACAAAATATTTGACTTTGCTATATCTGTTTCATTCAATTGAAACTATTAAGCCATGCAAAATGGGATGAAAAACATTATTTAACTTTTATCTGAAATCCAGATTCCAATGTATTCAGCATATGGGATGCTTATCTAAAAAGACGTTCCCATGTCAATGtgtatattaatgttttaaatgacATGAACATCTATAGAATTATATAAAGCTTACAAAGTAAAAGcacatcatgttttatttttctgaaATTCATGAGAGATTCCCCAATAATCAATGTTTGCTCTAAATAAGCTGAATGTTCCAGATAGGAAACTGACAAAGACGATGAAAGGACTAGGTTATTCAAGAACCTCGTGAAAATTAAGGTCACATATAAACCAAGTTTCATGAGAAGTACAAGTCCAGATCTTAAAACTAAAACACTACAAAGATGTGCACCAACTCTGACGGGAGTGCAGGCTGTTAGAAATGACTCAgactatatgtatatatatatattttttttttttttaagagtaTGGTTAAAAAAAACTTTGGAGCCAAGGAACGAGGACATACAAATAATCAACAATGTCTGAGATTAAAGATTTAATATCCTGTGTGAATACACATTTTGTTTTTAGCACAAAATCTGAGATTATAGTCACAAATTGGGGGGAAAGGCTTCACTTTGCCAGGTTTGATCAACCTGCTACTTATTGTCATTATTAATTATCAAGTACTTAAAATATGGGtgatttacattttaaaattaGGTGGTCCAGAAGGGTCTGCGAGTGCCATGGCCTGCAGGTTATGGCACTGAAGGAGGAAACCCTCAATTCCACTGCCCCCCGTCAGCGGGTTACTATAGAACAGGTTCTGCTCGGGGGGAAGGACACTATCAGAGCCCCAGTCGGAGTCTGAGTCCGAGCTGCCGTTCCCAGAGCCCTCTGTGGTCGTGGGGGGGTAGCTGAGCTGCTCCAGCTGCTCAACCAGGTCACTGAACTGCACAGCAGAGCTGCTCTCAGAACGCTCCGAGTATGCCGGGAAGTTGACCAAGGAGCTGGCCTCTGATTGGATATCAGAGCCTGGCAGGCGGAGCGAGGAGGAGTCGCCCCCCCCGTAACTCGCCGACAGGGACTCTCCTGCAGAGCTGAGCCCCAGGTTGTCCAGGGAGCTGCACTCAGAGCGGTTAATAACCAGAGAGCTGGTTTCAGAATTACCCACAATGCTATCAGGAAAGGGATTGGTGTTCCCATTCAGGTCCTCAATGCCCACACTAAAGATCCTGTTTTTACTCAGGTCAGATCCCTCCACAAAATCAAACTGATCTACCTTATCATCCAGCCCAAAAGAATAGGCCTCGGCACCCCCACCATAAAAGGAGATCTCAGTGGGATCATCATCGATGAACTCCTCAGTGACGTGCAGCGGCGAGTTGGACATGGAAAACATGGCATTCTGTTTAGTACGCAAAAGCTCTGCCTCAAAAGCCTCAGGTGTAAGCACTCCCTTTCTCCTCCCCCCACCTCCTCCCACCGAGCTCCCTGTTCCCCTCCTACCACCATGCTCATGATCCTCATTGCCATTTTTGGAAGGCTGTGGTTTGGAAGTGCCACTCtctacaaacacaaacaaggggCTGCAGTGTCCTGCTGCCTGATTGCTAGGGGCACCTTGAAAAGCGAAGTGAGATGGGGAAGCAGCCTTGGCAGGGTCTTCCTTCAGAGGGCTGGGGGGTCTGGCAGCTGGCACAGGGAGCTGAAGCTGCTGCTGGGGAGGCGCTGGAGACCGGCTCGGCGTGGCAGGATGTGGCTGTGGTTGGAGCTCTGTTCGCGGGAGGACACTAGAGATGTGTGATGAGTAGAAGGACACAGAAGCGGAGGAGGGGGAGCCTTGGGCCCTGAAACTGTCATTGAATGACAAGCTCTGAAAAATGGACACAGATAATGAACACAGAGTGAGGCAAGAATCAATTGGGGTAGAAAGCAGAGATTCATTGTCTGAGTGTATTCGTTATAGTACAGTATGCTGAAAGCCCAAATGTGAAACCACCGACCTGTTTTGGCACATCTGAGGCGAGGGAGCGAGCAGACATTCGGATTTTACTGTTTCTCCTGAGCAAGAAACGGGGCATGTATATTtgtaaacaaacaaaccaatATAGGTataacatgaatatatatatatatatatatatatatatatagcagtgTGCGGAAAAGTACAcatcccaccgtccgggacgtgttatttacaatatcggacaagtagatatttcaattgacttggccggcggacaagtgacgtttttcggcctgatttattgacaaattattgatacattcagtttacaaaaggcagaactcatttgcaaattgtacgtgtccgccattgttcgtttataaatgttagtttcggttctgcttgtagattcctaaggaaatgcatctcgccgctttctgtacagttagaccgggattaataagagttgtgaggacagggggcgaggccgagccccgcggaccgcagctctctctctctatgctccgtatcagctgatcgctgcatcttagtcagtcagtcagaatcGTTTggatcgttaaaatccaaacgatacccaaccctatgtgtgatgcagtaaaatcttaccgctcacttacgttagcggtgtcgtaaaaaccgtgggaaaatgtaaaatacgatgacaaagaagaagattccagtggccccaatttgtatccattctggacaagtgaaaaatgtattcagacaagtaaattgccaaactcacttgtccatggacaagtactctctaaaaactttttctcacactgtatatatatatatatatatatatatcaaatgtaaaaacacACACCTCTGGTACGGAGTTCTCTTTGCTCCATTTTCCCTGACGTAGTCCACAAGTTGCTTCTGGGTCCTTCCACTGGGAAAAGAGTTAAGATTTAAAACACAGAATACTTTACGGAGCCAGAGGAGGAGGCTATTATTTTTAGAAGAAAACTCAGAATTTCCCAGATTAAAGTCTTAGATTTGTGAGAAAGCATAAATGTTCTCTGTTATTAAGTCATAAGTTtgacacaaaaaaaacattccAAAGTTATCTGAGATAAAAGTCACAAAAAGATAAtggaaaaatgtgtgttttttcccCCACAACATCACTTAACAGGGAAGGATACTTCTCATCACAGACAGCTTGCCATGTTTTATATCTGCAATAACCTTGAATAGTTTTTTATCTCGTGATTAAAAGAATGTAACTTCGTTAATgtacacaaatacaaaaaagaaaccCCAAAGTTCCTATAAGCAAGCATTGTGTTAGATGAGATATGCCTTTTTTGATGTTGTTTAAAAATTACCTGTATCTGAAGGAAGAGCCTCTGGTGAAGAGGATAGCTTTGGATTTGGGCTGTGGTTGGTCAAACAAACGGAAAAATGAGTGGTATTCCACACAGATCTTCCAGAAGATTTTACATTGGTCACGACTGGCCATCATAAACTCGAGAGTGTCCTGATGAGGGCCCTAGAAACATATAGAGAAAGACAACAAACACACTGTTAACGAGCCTCCTTCTTATTGGCTGTGGATCATGGGACACACCAATGAAATAACAGCCACCATTAGCATGTTGTGAATAAGGACAATAATCTGTTCTCCAAGACGTACATGAACCTCTGGGTGGAGCTTGATCAGGAAGTGTGTTCTCTTGAAGCTCAGTTTGCGAATCTTGGACCAATTGaaggtatttattttggtgttgCCCTGGGAGGAAAGTGGAATTTTAACATAGAAAGTAATAACCCTGATAGCAACATGTTGAGGGACTGATGGTGACCGCAACAAAACACAGCTGTATGAGTCACCTGGAAAACCTGAAGGCCCATATGAGCAACAGCCAGATTAATTTTGGTGCCTTCCCGGTCAGCGGCTGGGTGGAAGCGGACACCGTACATCTCCAGTTTACGGGCAATCTCCAGGATTTGGAAGTCTGATTCAGCTGGAGTCTGGCCCCTGAGAGCGTGAGAATAGGGAAAAAACATATCAGGGGTTTGTCTAAACCGGGTaacaggggcgctgcgccctcttACTTTCGGCGTGTGCTCTCATCCCAAAATGCCGATTTTCcccttaacattttaaagtgatGCCAAAAAACCCAATTTCTATTAGTCAAAAACTGTATGATAACTCCAAATATGAAAATGTTGTCAAAAAGAGCACCGTACGGCGCTCTCAGGATGTATTTGCTGTTTGAGGTGCATTATATGACTCGGCAGCTTTAAGACATGAAGAAACTATTATTTTCCGCTTCGCTCTAATGCAGTATTTTTGCCGGAAAGTGGGCAAGCCGTAATTTGGGCCGGAAGTGACTTTGCGCCCTCATACTATATTTTTCTAGAAAACCCTTGCATATCATAATAACTTGTCTTCAAGCAATCCAATGATGTATCCAAACAGACTAGTGGAGTTCCCCAAGGCTCTAACCTTGAGCCTCTTTCATTTAACCTTAACAAAGAATTGACTGTGTGAACTGTGCTGCATGTATAAGTATAATCAGGTAAAAGTGCATCTTTCAATAGGCAGATATAGTTTAGTATAACTAATAAGCCCTTACCAAAATCTCATAATTAATCCAGTTAATACAAAATTGGAACCCTTACTTTTCCAGGAGAACATTTTGATGAGGCATTGTTGAAGACACCATTTGGCTATCAATTAGACTGCACCAACAACACTCAGCTCCGATATTAAGTCTGATTTTGGACTGTGAATTTAAGTTAAGAAAATATATTACATGAAAAAAAAGTGTCAAATGTCTATGAATCTGCAAATCAAAACAATATATGTACTTATCATGGGCATACTTAAATTCAACCCTGCACTGAGATCAGCACGTGTATCATTTTCTCTTCTCACAACAGCTAATGCCCGTCACTAGAGTCATACAGTAGTTCTAACTGATACTTTTCTGGTGTGCTGTGATAAATGGGTTAATGCTGCTTTCTTACACCATTAGGCTGTACACTAGATTGGAGCAACAACAATACTGAGAGATTACGTTTGACTCTGTATTTTCCTGTCGTccaaagaacaacaaaataattgTGTTCCTCTAACAAACAAGGTTAAAATCACAATCGACCAGCCTTATGCAGCATTAAGCACAGTTTGGAGCCTTGTGTAAAGTATGCAATCTCTGTATTTGATTTACCACATGAGATTCAAACAAAGATAGTAGCATGACTCCTTTGCAGAAGACTGTGTCCTTAGATCCCTTACAACTTTGAGAAGTCTGTATCTTAAACCATGTGATTACAACCAAACCGCATGTTAGGAAGACATATCCACCCAATCATCACCAGATTCTAATTGTGTTCATCCGTTAAACGTTGAAGTCTTCTCAGGGCCCTCCTCTGCCCCTCTGCCCCTCTGGCTGATAGAGCGGCCAGAGCCGAGGATTAGGCCAGGGAACTCAACGCTTGTGCTTCAACACTGGCAACCAAGGGAAGAGATTAGACATGGTATTTAGAGCCGCCTAATACACTGGTTTGAAAAGAGCCCCTCTTGGTTGCTGAATATAGTACTGAGCTAACAAGGGGGCTGGTGGTGGGAAAAAAAGCAGCAAGGGGTTTTGGACTCTGAAATGGAAACCCTCTCATTATGGTATTTGAGCAAGAACACAGTTGTCTCAGTTTATTTAACTCATTATAGTTAACActaaacatgtgtgatgaaagaCACATTAAACAGGGGTATAGACAATGTGACACCAACAATATCATTAACGTGCGACGCTGGTTGAAATGATGCCCACTGCTGTAAGAGGACATGTATTGAGAGTCTAACAAATCTATAAAGTGCCTCCAAACTTAAAACAAGTTTGAGAGGGCTGTGTATAATTAGTCTCTTCTTACAACAGCTTATTCAGTAGTTCTACAGTATACTGTTCTGGTGTGCTGTGATGAATGGGTTATATGAGTTAATGTTGCCTTCTTAGAGCAGATAATGATCACCATAACCCACACAGCCAGGCTCAGCTAGTCAGCCAGGTCCAGCCTCGACAGTCCTTGTATGAACTGAGCCGTGTCCATGTCACAGTAAACTGGCTTAATGTGGTCAGGAGTGAAAAGTCACATTTACTTCTGTTACTCTCAAAAGGtagacatttgtgtttttatttggtGTTGCATTCGTTAGAGAGTGCAATCAAAACATGAATTGTATAAGAATATTACGAGTGTCATGCACACAAAAAAGCAGCCACAACCAGACGTGTTAATGGAACAGCACATGGGGCTTGAGGGAGCAACTTACAGGTGCCTGCGGTGCAGCTCCATGATCCTCTCTTGCACCTTCTCTTGGTAAGGCAACAGCTTGGTCGTCCTCAGGAAGTCACGGTCGGCTACGCCGTCGTAGTCGCCGATCTCCGCTGTGGTCAAAGCACGAGCCATACATCAGGTTTTCAGAGTACACTATGTTAAACGTTTATTAAGCCATGTCAGCTGGCTTAATACACTGTTATTAGTGTGCACATTCATTTAAATAGGGTATAAGTCATAATTATCCCATTCTTATGCTTTTCATTTACATATTTCTGGTGGTTGGTTTATGGTGTTACTCAGTTTGATTTTTTAATCCTACTTCTTTGAGGTTTTAAGTCCCATGTTACTTTAGGATTTCCATTAAAACAGGTCATTCATAAATCCGTCATGCTTGAATAtgaaaatgaaatacaacagGTGCAGAAGTAGCTCAATCATCACTTATCTAGCTATAATTAATGCGgtataaaacagctgtgcaaTAAATGCAACCATAATAGAGGTGTGTTCAACCGTTTGATCACTTGGACATGGCTTTCAGAGAAACACCTCTCTATATTCCATATTAGAGATCAACCTCCAAATCAAGTGAACAAAGACAAGTGTAACTACAGAACAACCAAGTACTGTGTTAAATGAAAGCTTAAACATACACTGGACAAGGTGAGAGGCCAGCAGAGCTCCAGTATTTTCTGTGCATATCAACCTGCCCTCCATCAGATCTCTTTTCATCTGCAGCGAGAATAAGTACCTAGgtaaacaaagcaacaaaaGGCTTAGTGTAcatcatttatattcatgtgagGCAAGTACATATCATCCAACAGGCCGCCACAACATAACTGCTTGAGATGCATGCATTGACATCAAGTTTAACAGACTGCAGAAAGAATTTCTAAAGCCCCTCTACACATGCAGGAAATGATAGTCACTGACTTGGTGTACTCCTCCTGCAGCTGACCCGGGTCTGGAGGGAAGAATTTCACTGACAGCCTGAATAGAGTGTTTTCTGGTCCTGAAAGAACATGAGAACAGatgaggaacacacacacacacacacacacacacacacacacacacacacacacacacacacacacacacacacacacacacacacacacacacacacacacacacacacacacacacacacacacacacacacacaccacacacacacacacacacacacacacacacacacacacacacacacacacacacacacacaccacacacaccaccacacacacacacacttacttctGACTTGTCTCAC
This DNA window, taken from Pseudochaenichthys georgianus unplaced genomic scaffold, fPseGeo1.2 scaffold_464_arrow_ctg1, whole genome shotgun sequence, encodes the following:
- the farp2 gene encoding FERM, ARHGEF and pleckstrin domain-containing protein 2 isoform X3: MQMNWVWLEATKLVVRQVRRPENTLFRLSVKFFPPDPGQLQEEYTKYLFSLQMKRDLMEGRLICTENTGALLASHLVQSEIGDYDGVADRDFLRTTKLLPYQEKVQERIMELHRRHLGQTPAESDFQILEIARKLEMYGVRFHPAADREGTKINLAVAHMGLQVFQGNTKINTFNWSKIRKLSFKRTHFLIKLHPEVHGPHQDTLEFMMASRDQCKIFWKICVEYHSFFRLFDQPQPKSKAILFTRGSSFRYSGRTQKQLVDYVRENGAKRTPYQRRNSKIRMSARSLASDVPKQSLSFNDSFRAQGSPSSASVSFYSSHISSVLPRTELQPQPHPATPSRSPAPPQQQLQLPVPAARPPSPLKEDPAKAASPSHFAFQDALVDSPQHSPFTSKGPSLCMSPSFQMSTLSLPGQASSPLQSPILSEVGSNARLEEEDEEGRRKRYPTDKAYFIAKEILTTERTYLKDLEVITVWFRSAVIKENAMPEGLMTLLFSNIDPIYEFHRGFLKELDQRLALWEGRSNAHAKGDYQRIGDVMLRNMCALKEFTSFLQKHDEVLTELEKASKRLKKLETVYKEFELQKVCYLPLNTFLLKPIQRLMHYKLILERLCKHYSPSHRDQDDCKEALKEVAEIATQLQSSLIRLENFQKLTELQRDLIGIENLTAPGREFIREGCLFKLTKKGLQQRMFFLFSDMLLYTSKGVTATNQFKVHGQLPLHGMIVEESENEWSVPHCFTIYSAQRTIVVAASSKVEMGKWIEDLNLAIDMSKKSQEKSSIFLDAGLTDHSNRSSDEVSLEQESEDDMNSSRTSLDKQTHHRANTTMHVCWHRNTSVSMSDHSQAVECTALQLSLLSCRLVICSVRARDQTPSHMFAGTETRTSLSMITCAWTRTSSQVTC